Proteins from a single region of Sphingomonas sp.:
- a CDS encoding MFS transporter, with the protein MDAAKSTEGNGSIVYSFYVVAILMAVYVLSFMDRILLSLLVKPIRQEFQIGDTGMGLLMGFGFALFYTSFGLLFGAIADRYNRRNLILAGLLGWSIATCGGGLAMGLGTLMFARAIVGVGEGSLAPGAYSTIGDRFSPERQGLAIGIYSMGVGLGGGLSMVFGGALVHWAGNTSVTLPLLGTLTGWRLAMVTMGALGFPLAALFLATVREAPRKARSIAPPPFSAVLRMMARRWRAFGGALVGFSCAVVSVYIPYLWVPALFARSHAMNPQEIGGVLGVVLMISGVCGVVGAGALSDKLLSRGMADAPVRTIFWAALVQMPILGLAYIVPDRTTALVLLAIGMVLTSASSSLQATALTLMTPGQMRGRMMSIHLLVITVVGLGLAPLFTGLLSDHVFTQDNGLGRSLAMVSTIALAICCVALALSRAAIQQVIVERRAAAEAA; encoded by the coding sequence ATGGACGCTGCGAAATCGACCGAAGGCAACGGCTCGATCGTATATTCCTTCTACGTCGTGGCGATCCTGATGGCGGTCTATGTGCTGTCCTTCATGGACCGCATATTGCTGAGCCTGCTCGTCAAGCCGATCCGGCAGGAGTTTCAGATCGGCGACACCGGCATGGGCCTGTTGATGGGTTTCGGGTTCGCCCTGTTCTACACCAGCTTCGGCCTGTTGTTCGGGGCGATCGCCGACCGCTACAATCGCCGGAACCTGATCCTGGCGGGACTGCTGGGATGGAGCATCGCGACCTGCGGCGGCGGTCTCGCGATGGGCCTCGGCACATTGATGTTCGCGCGCGCCATCGTCGGGGTCGGGGAGGGTTCGCTTGCGCCCGGCGCCTATTCGACCATCGGCGACCGGTTCTCTCCGGAGCGGCAGGGCCTGGCGATCGGAATTTATTCGATGGGCGTCGGCCTTGGCGGGGGCCTGTCGATGGTTTTCGGTGGAGCGCTGGTCCACTGGGCGGGGAATACGAGCGTGACGCTGCCCTTGCTGGGAACGCTTACGGGCTGGCGGCTGGCAATGGTGACGATGGGCGCGCTGGGCTTCCCGCTGGCAGCCCTGTTCCTGGCTACGGTGCGGGAGGCTCCGCGCAAGGCCAGGTCGATCGCTCCGCCGCCATTTTCGGCAGTGCTGCGGATGATGGCGAGGCGCTGGCGCGCTTTTGGTGGCGCCCTTGTCGGCTTCTCCTGCGCGGTCGTTTCGGTCTACATTCCCTATCTCTGGGTGCCGGCATTGTTCGCGCGGTCCCACGCGATGAATCCGCAGGAGATCGGCGGTGTTCTGGGCGTCGTCCTGATGATCTCGGGGGTTTGTGGCGTGGTGGGTGCCGGCGCGCTTTCGGACAAGCTGCTCAGCCGCGGCATGGCCGATGCGCCGGTGCGGACGATCTTCTGGGCGGCACTCGTCCAGATGCCGATCCTGGGCCTGGCCTATATCGTGCCCGATCGTACCACCGCGCTGGTGCTGCTCGCGATCGGTATGGTGCTGACCAGCGCCTCCAGCAGTCTTCAGGCGACGGCGCTCACATTGATGACCCCCGGCCAGATGCGCGGGCGCATGATGTCGATCCACCTGCTGGTGATCACCGTCGTCGGTCTCGGCCTGGCGCCGCTGTTCACCGGCTTGCTCAGTGACCATGTCTTTACGCAGGACAACGGCCTTGGCCGTTCGCTCGCGATGGTCTCGACGATCGCCCTGGCGATATGCTGCGTCGCGCTCGCGCTGTCGCGCGCGGCCATTCAGCAGGTCATCGTGGAGAGGCGGGCGGCCGCCGAGGCCGCGTGA
- a CDS encoding CoA transferase, whose translation MGTGALAGLKVIDISTIIAGGLASSMMADHGADVCKIEMPEAGDPARHMQPFKQGVSLWHKVAGRNKAALTLKLSDPRGAAILRKMVASADILIENFRPGTLEKWGLGWEALKQINPRLVMVRISGFGQDGPYAERPGFGTIAEAFAGLPERTGFPGLPPLLSSFPMADSVAGLFATFSAMFAIYNRDHGTGQGQVVDIGLYEPLFRLLEDQMVLHDQLGLLVERMGNRSNQAAPRGVYPTSDGRWIALSAFSDRTVGRLLNVIGGEALASDGRFVTNELRIANVEALDAILSEWTASKTEAEALRIFEGAGVVAGAIYDAARIASDPHYLHRENIVTVHDEGLGEVRVPGVVPKFQDTPGEVAFLTAPLGQHNRERYCGEFGISDAEFDRLVADGII comes from the coding sequence ATGGGTACGGGCGCACTTGCCGGGCTGAAGGTGATCGATATTTCGACGATCATTGCCGGTGGTCTGGCAAGCTCGATGATGGCCGATCACGGCGCCGACGTCTGCAAGATCGAGATGCCCGAGGCCGGCGACCCGGCCCGGCACATGCAGCCTTTCAAGCAGGGCGTTTCGCTGTGGCACAAGGTCGCCGGGCGCAACAAGGCGGCTCTGACCCTCAAGCTCAGCGATCCGCGCGGCGCGGCGATATTGCGCAAAATGGTTGCGTCGGCGGACATCCTCATTGAGAATTTCCGCCCCGGCACATTGGAGAAATGGGGGCTGGGCTGGGAAGCGCTCAAACAGATCAACCCCCGATTGGTGATGGTTCGGATCAGCGGATTCGGCCAGGACGGTCCCTATGCTGAGCGGCCCGGATTCGGCACGATCGCGGAAGCGTTCGCCGGGCTGCCGGAGCGCACCGGCTTTCCCGGATTGCCGCCGCTCCTCTCGTCGTTTCCCATGGCCGACAGCGTCGCCGGGCTGTTCGCGACCTTCTCGGCGATGTTCGCGATCTACAATCGCGATCATGGCACCGGACAAGGGCAGGTCGTCGATATCGGGCTGTACGAGCCGCTGTTCCGTCTGCTCGAGGACCAGATGGTGCTCCACGATCAGCTTGGGCTGCTCGTCGAGCGCATGGGCAATCGCTCCAATCAGGCCGCGCCGCGCGGCGTCTACCCGACCAGCGACGGGCGCTGGATCGCGCTGTCGGCATTTTCGGACCGCACCGTCGGACGCCTCCTCAACGTGATTGGGGGAGAAGCGTTGGCGAGCGATGGGCGGTTCGTCACCAACGAGTTGCGCATCGCCAATGTCGAGGCGCTGGACGCGATCCTTTCGGAATGGACGGCATCCAAGACCGAAGCGGAGGCGTTGCGGATCTTCGAGGGCGCCGGCGTCGTCGCGGGCGCGATCTACGATGCCGCCAGGATCGCGTCCGACCCGCACTATCTTCACCGCGAGAATATCGTGACGGTGCACGACGAGGGCCTGGGCGAGGTCCGTGTGCCCGGGGTCGTCCCGAAATTCCAGGATACGCCCGGCGAGGTCGCGTTCCTCACCGCGCCGCTCGGGCAGCACAACCGCGAACGCTATTGCGGGGAATTCGGGATTTCGGACGCCGAATTCGACCGGCTGGTAGCGGACGGCATCATCTAG
- a CDS encoding CaiB/BaiF CoA-transferase family protein has translation MTAKAKQIQPLSGVKILEFATLLPGPFAGLMLAAAGAEVMKVERPEGDELRGYVPKAGEDSLCFALLNRGKRSIAIDLKAPGSIDRLRPLIREADVVIEQFRPGVMARLGLGYDALRAINPRIILCSITGFGQTGPRARIAGHDLNYQAEAGLLSLTCDRDGVPVLPATLVGDIGAGSLPAVLNILLALRQRDLTGEGAWLDIGITGNLLTFPYSYLGYGLALDQWPEPGRDRLTGASPRYQLYRTRDGRYLAAAPIEQRFWDRFCDALDLAEALRDDAADPEATRRAIGDIIARQDADHWIALFSGMDVCVTLVKTMQEAASDPDTRALPPLARQVDTPEGAVPGLYLPVCAQFLGAAGIGAHPALGEDQAALDRSRPVLRAIRRGMRAAHTG, from the coding sequence ATGACCGCCAAGGCCAAGCAAATCCAGCCTCTGTCAGGCGTGAAGATACTCGAATTCGCGACGCTCCTGCCGGGACCGTTCGCCGGCTTGATGCTGGCGGCGGCGGGGGCCGAAGTGATGAAAGTCGAGCGGCCCGAAGGGGACGAGCTTCGCGGCTATGTGCCGAAAGCCGGCGAGGACAGCCTGTGCTTCGCGCTGTTGAACCGCGGCAAACGCAGTATCGCGATCGACCTGAAGGCACCCGGCAGCATCGATCGCCTGCGGCCGTTGATCCGCGAGGCGGACGTCGTGATCGAGCAGTTCCGCCCGGGCGTCATGGCGCGGCTGGGGCTGGGTTATGACGCGCTTCGCGCGATCAATCCGCGGATCATCCTATGCTCGATCACCGGCTTTGGGCAGACCGGCCCCAGGGCCAGAATCGCGGGACATGACCTCAATTACCAGGCCGAGGCGGGCCTGTTGTCGCTGACCTGTGATCGCGATGGCGTGCCGGTCTTGCCGGCCACGCTGGTCGGAGACATCGGCGCGGGCTCGCTTCCCGCGGTGCTCAACATCCTGCTTGCGCTGCGCCAGCGGGATTTGACGGGGGAGGGGGCGTGGCTCGATATCGGGATTACCGGGAATCTGCTGACCTTCCCCTATTCCTATCTCGGCTATGGCCTGGCTCTGGACCAATGGCCCGAGCCGGGTCGCGACCGGCTGACGGGGGCCTCGCCGCGGTACCAGCTCTACCGGACACGCGATGGCAGATACCTGGCCGCGGCGCCGATCGAGCAGCGCTTCTGGGACAGGTTCTGCGACGCCCTCGATCTGGCGGAAGCACTGCGCGACGATGCGGCTGATCCGGAAGCGACGCGCCGTGCGATCGGCGATATCATTGCGCGGCAGGATGCCGATCACTGGATCGCGCTGTTCAGCGGAATGGACGTGTGTGTCACGCTGGTGAAGACGATGCAGGAAGCCGCATCGGATCCCGACACCCGCGCGCTGCCGCCGCTCGCACGCCAGGTCGATACGCCAGAGGGCGCCGTGCCGGGCCTGTACCTGCCGGTATGCGCCCAGTTCCTGGGAGCCGCCGGCATCGGCGCGCATCCCGCGTTGGGAGAGGATCAGGCCGCGCTTGATCGCTCGCGGCCTGTATTGCGCGCGATCCGCCGGGGAATGCGCGCCGCTCATACCGGATAA
- a CDS encoding Zn-ribbon domain-containing OB-fold protein produces MSDATLAETKPLPIPDPESQAFWDGVARGELLLLHCNNCGYVHYHQQLYCRRCSSPDLEHRAASGNGFIYSFSTVYRPAGPAFAAETPYTVVLVELEEGPRMISSLVGAAPEDVDFGKKVRFAPEKITDEISLPRFVLAD; encoded by the coding sequence GTGAGCGACGCGACGCTGGCCGAAACCAAGCCGCTGCCGATACCCGATCCCGAGTCCCAGGCGTTCTGGGACGGCGTGGCGCGTGGCGAGCTGCTGCTTCTCCACTGCAACAATTGCGGCTACGTGCATTATCACCAGCAATTATACTGCCGACGTTGTTCATCGCCCGATCTCGAGCATCGTGCGGCCAGCGGCAATGGCTTTATCTACTCGTTCAGCACCGTCTACCGACCGGCGGGCCCCGCCTTCGCGGCGGAGACGCCATACACCGTCGTGCTCGTCGAACTCGAGGAGGGGCCGCGAATGATCTCTTCGCTCGTCGGCGCTGCGCCGGAGGATGTCGATTTCGGCAAGAAGGTGCGCTTCGCTCCGGAAAAAATCACGGACGAAATTTCGCTTCCGCGGTTCGTTCTCGCGGACTGA
- a CDS encoding CoA ester lyase: protein MLGCPPEIDARTLLFVPGDRPERFSKARGSGAQAIVLDLEDAVLPAAKDAARHAVFDWLGQAKGSIVRINGAETPWFEHDIAAVAQSTASAIMLPKADADALHARSWPKPVIALIESAEGLATARVVAQHPDVKRLAFGALDFALDLDFIGPDTALDGFRLELVIASRLAGIAAPIDGVSVMIDDEASVFEDARRARSLGFAGKLCIHPRQLEAVSRAFHPSVEEIAWARQVVGTDTTRGAAKIEGTMIDEPVRRRAARILASL from the coding sequence ATGTTGGGTTGCCCGCCAGAAATTGATGCTCGCACGCTCCTTTTTGTGCCTGGCGACCGGCCCGAGAGATTCTCGAAGGCGCGGGGATCGGGCGCGCAGGCGATTGTCCTCGACCTGGAGGACGCAGTGCTACCGGCCGCCAAAGACGCTGCGCGGCACGCCGTTTTTGATTGGCTTGGGCAGGCGAAAGGATCGATTGTCCGGATCAACGGTGCCGAAACGCCGTGGTTCGAGCACGATATCGCTGCGGTCGCGCAATCGACCGCTTCGGCGATTATGCTGCCCAAAGCCGACGCGGACGCACTTCACGCGCGTAGTTGGCCAAAGCCCGTTATAGCATTGATCGAGAGCGCGGAAGGCCTCGCCACGGCGCGCGTGGTAGCGCAACACCCCGACGTCAAGCGATTGGCCTTCGGCGCGTTGGATTTCGCTCTGGACCTGGACTTCATCGGCCCCGATACCGCCCTCGACGGCTTTCGCCTGGAACTCGTCATCGCCTCGCGGCTGGCGGGCATCGCCGCGCCGATCGACGGGGTGTCGGTGATGATCGACGACGAAGCATCCGTGTTCGAGGACGCGCGGCGCGCCCGTTCCCTCGGCTTCGCCGGCAAGCTCTGCATTCACCCGCGTCAGCTTGAAGCGGTTTCACGCGCATTCCATCCGTCGGTGGAGGAAATCGCCTGGGCCAGGCAAGTGGTCGGCACCGATACCACGCGCGGTGCCGCGAAAATCGAGGGAACCATGATCGACGAGCCGGTCAGGCGCCGCGCCGCGCGCATCCTGGCATCGCTTTGA
- a CDS encoding thiolase family protein, with protein MTHAVEAALAAIEDAGIDKSEIDGVVSCPTFAGRYNRPSVIIAETLGIQPRYSTNINVSGGVGAAALNQAAAAVAGGLADVVLFATGDAMLTGLTTELALKAMSETRDQQYEVPFGIPSSNTFAMIGARHAHLYGTTAEHRAHVAVTFRNHALKMPGAQMTTPITIEDVVNSKIVTSPYRKLDCSLISDGGVAWILTTPERARAMKQKPVYFLGGGEFYTQEHLFLMEDLATTGAAQSSKLAYRMAGVTPKDIDVAGIYDCFTGVCIVVTEDLGFCKKGEGGPFVAEGNLTHGGAIPANLHGGLLSYAHIGLAGSVYHLIEVVQQLRGNAADRQVQGAEVGLFHSLGGGMSCNSTTILGTEATL; from the coding sequence TTGACCCACGCCGTCGAAGCCGCGCTGGCCGCCATCGAGGATGCGGGGATCGACAAGAGCGAGATCGACGGAGTCGTATCGTGTCCGACATTCGCTGGACGGTATAATCGTCCCAGCGTCATCATCGCCGAAACGCTTGGCATCCAGCCCCGCTATTCGACCAATATCAACGTTTCCGGCGGCGTAGGGGCCGCGGCGCTCAACCAGGCCGCGGCGGCGGTCGCCGGCGGGTTGGCCGATGTCGTGCTGTTCGCGACCGGCGATGCGATGCTGACCGGATTGACGACCGAACTCGCGCTCAAGGCGATGTCCGAGACCCGCGACCAGCAATATGAGGTGCCGTTCGGCATCCCTTCGTCCAATACCTTCGCGATGATCGGCGCGCGTCATGCGCATCTCTATGGCACGACCGCGGAGCATCGCGCGCATGTCGCGGTGACGTTTCGCAACCATGCGCTGAAAATGCCCGGCGCCCAGATGACGACGCCGATCACGATCGAGGATGTAGTCAATTCGAAGATCGTGACTTCTCCATACCGCAAGCTCGATTGCTCGCTGATCTCGGATGGCGGCGTCGCCTGGATCCTGACTACGCCGGAGCGCGCGAGGGCGATGAAGCAGAAGCCCGTCTATTTCCTTGGCGGTGGCGAATTCTACACGCAGGAGCATTTGTTCCTGATGGAAGATCTCGCAACGACGGGGGCGGCGCAGTCGTCGAAGCTCGCATATCGGATGGCGGGCGTCACGCCGAAGGACATCGACGTTGCGGGAATCTACGATTGCTTCACCGGCGTATGCATCGTGGTCACCGAAGATCTCGGCTTTTGCAAGAAGGGCGAAGGCGGCCCGTTCGTGGCCGAGGGCAACCTCACGCATGGCGGCGCGATCCCCGCGAACCTGCACGGCGGGCTGCTTTCCTATGCGCATATCGGCCTTGCCGGCAGCGTATATCATCTGATCGAAGTCGTGCAGCAATTGCGCGGCAATGCCGCGGACCGCCAGGTGCAGGGCGCCGAGGTCGGGCTGTTCCACAGCTTGGGCGGCGGCATGTCGTGCAATTCGACGACCATCCTCGGAACGGAGGCGACCCTGTGA
- a CDS encoding AMP-binding protein, which yields MRHFPHFEPHFPRSQWTLPQVLAHQAQVLGDKPFLQWTADGQPISYAEAERRSNRFARGLARIGVGFGDRVVLMLPNSLDYVFAWFAINKLGAVEAPINVALKGAFFEHQANISAASTIIIDAGFAERLRESLPNMPRIARIIVSGDPGALDLPKGWRGEVYALADLYDADDSAPDVRVRPQDLAAIMYTSGTTGPSKGVLMPHAQTYLFSEESAQLVGLGPDDSYFIGLPLFHANAQFLCLYPCMIAGARCVLYDRFSASEWLSQARRSGATVTNTLGVMLPFVYGQPARADDREHGVRRVFSVPGPHEKAAAYRERFGIEQFHEAFGQTEICLPFMTPPDAEPPQGSCGLLVDQWFDVRLADPETDEEVAVGEVGELLVRPKLPWTINAGYAAMPEKTAEAYRNLWFHTGDGLRRDADGWYYFVDRLKDALRRRGENISSFEVEAPIRQHPAVADVAVIGVPAEEGGEDEVKACVVLRSEFTLDPEALVAWCEERMPYFAVPRYIEFLDNLPRTQSEKIQKGELRAAGVTDATWDRVKAGYQLKEELARKQKRGAAQ from the coding sequence ATGCGCCATTTCCCCCATTTCGAGCCGCATTTTCCGAGATCGCAATGGACGCTGCCGCAGGTGCTCGCGCACCAGGCGCAGGTGCTGGGGGACAAGCCGTTTTTGCAATGGACGGCGGATGGACAGCCGATCAGCTATGCGGAAGCGGAACGGCGCTCCAACCGCTTCGCCCGCGGGCTCGCGCGGATCGGCGTGGGTTTCGGCGACCGCGTGGTGCTCATGCTGCCGAACTCGCTCGATTATGTGTTTGCCTGGTTCGCGATCAACAAGCTCGGCGCGGTCGAGGCGCCGATCAATGTCGCGCTCAAGGGCGCCTTCTTCGAGCATCAGGCCAATATAAGCGCAGCGTCCACGATCATCATCGACGCCGGCTTTGCCGAGCGGCTTCGGGAAAGCCTGCCGAACATGCCGCGAATAGCGCGGATCATAGTCTCGGGTGATCCGGGCGCACTCGATCTGCCGAAAGGCTGGCGCGGTGAAGTGTACGCGCTGGCGGACCTGTACGACGCAGACGACAGCGCGCCCGACGTAAGGGTTCGTCCGCAGGATCTCGCCGCGATCATGTACACCTCGGGCACCACCGGACCGTCCAAAGGCGTGCTGATGCCGCATGCCCAGACCTATCTCTTTTCGGAGGAAAGCGCGCAGCTCGTCGGGCTGGGGCCGGACGATAGCTATTTCATCGGGCTGCCATTGTTTCACGCCAACGCGCAGTTCCTCTGCCTCTATCCCTGCATGATCGCGGGCGCGCGATGCGTGCTCTACGACCGGTTCAGCGCCAGCGAATGGCTGAGCCAGGCGCGGAGGTCCGGGGCGACGGTGACGAACACGCTCGGCGTGATGCTGCCCTTTGTTTACGGGCAGCCGGCGCGGGCGGATGACCGCGAACACGGTGTTCGCCGTGTTTTCTCTGTCCCGGGTCCGCACGAGAAGGCGGCCGCGTACCGCGAGCGCTTTGGCATCGAGCAGTTTCACGAAGCGTTCGGACAGACCGAGATTTGCCTGCCGTTCATGACCCCGCCCGATGCCGAGCCGCCGCAAGGATCGTGCGGCTTGCTGGTCGATCAATGGTTCGACGTTCGGCTCGCCGATCCCGAGACCGATGAGGAAGTGGCAGTCGGCGAGGTCGGAGAACTGCTCGTCCGGCCCAAGCTCCCCTGGACGATCAACGCGGGCTATGCGGCGATGCCGGAGAAGACCGCCGAGGCCTATCGCAACCTGTGGTTCCACACCGGCGACGGGCTGCGCCGCGATGCCGACGGCTGGTATTATTTTGTCGACCGGTTGAAGGACGCGCTTCGCCGCCGGGGCGAGAATATCTCTTCCTTCGAAGTGGAGGCGCCGATCCGCCAGCATCCCGCCGTCGCGGATGTGGCCGTCATCGGTGTGCCCGCGGAGGAGGGGGGCGAGGACGAAGTGAAGGCGTGCGTCGTGCTGCGCAGCGAATTCACGCTCGATCCTGAAGCGCTCGTCGCCTGGTGCGAGGAACGGATGCCGTACTTCGCCGTGCCGCGATATATCGAGTTCCTCGACAATCTGCCGCGCACCCAGTCCGAGAAAATCCAGAAAGGCGAGTTGCGCGCCGCTGGCGTCACCGACGCCACATGGGATCGGGTCAAAGCCGGATACCAGCTCAAGGAGGAGCTCGCGCGCAAGCAGAAAAGGGGCGCCGCGCAATGA
- a CDS encoding enoyl-CoA hydratase-related protein has protein sequence MSEENYVLFDVEEGVATITLNRPERRNALGTAVFKRLYEILDEVERNDDIRVAILTGSDCGTFCAGLDLKEAAELRETKGIDILDIIGDPSFPRLSELKKPMIAAINGYAPAGGMLMVQACDIRVGLAGAQLAITEVHRGRGSPWAVSSLWQMPSPALLELMLVGDPMPIERFHQIGYINYLEPTVEKVLERAKALARRIAVAAPLSVEAAKASIKAAEDLVTAHALKEASRLHDKAYKSEDAIEGPKAFSEKRKPQWKGR, from the coding sequence ATGTCCGAAGAAAATTACGTCCTGTTCGATGTCGAAGAGGGCGTGGCGACGATAACCCTGAATCGCCCGGAGCGCCGTAATGCGCTGGGGACCGCCGTATTCAAGCGCCTTTACGAGATTCTCGACGAGGTCGAGCGCAACGACGATATTCGCGTCGCCATCCTGACCGGCAGCGACTGCGGCACCTTCTGCGCCGGCCTTGATCTCAAGGAAGCGGCCGAGCTCCGCGAAACCAAGGGGATCGATATTCTCGACATTATCGGCGATCCGTCGTTCCCGCGGCTGAGCGAGCTGAAAAAGCCGATGATCGCCGCGATCAACGGCTATGCGCCCGCGGGCGGCATGCTGATGGTGCAGGCGTGCGATATCCGGGTCGGCCTTGCCGGCGCGCAGCTTGCGATCACTGAGGTCCATCGCGGCCGGGGTTCGCCCTGGGCGGTGTCGTCGCTGTGGCAGATGCCCTCGCCGGCGCTGCTGGAGCTGATGCTGGTCGGCGATCCGATGCCGATCGAGCGCTTCCACCAGATCGGTTATATCAATTATCTCGAACCGACGGTCGAAAAGGTGCTGGAACGGGCCAAGGCGCTGGCGAGGCGGATCGCTGTCGCGGCGCCCTTGTCGGTGGAGGCGGCAAAAGCGTCGATCAAGGCGGCCGAGGATCTGGTCACTGCGCATGCGCTCAAGGAAGCGAGCCGCCTGCACGACAAGGCGTACAAAAGCGAGGACGCCATCGAGGGGCCCAAGGCGTTCTCCGAGAAGCGCAAGCCGCAGTGGAAGGGGCGCTGA
- a CDS encoding enoyl-CoA hydratase-related protein — protein sequence MAQGTAHILVEHRRTGCVWISFNHPERLNAFDGDTCLELAAAIEEASANPEIGVIILSGVGDKAFCTGGYLGELTSFNPEKARHLFGSAMKALEAIRSAPQPVIAAINGYAVGGGNEFVVACDLAIASDKAKLGQTGPRIGSSPVFGATNLFAMSVGEKRAKEICMLCRQYTAAQALEMGWINAVVPHEQLEAEVDRWVDELLAKSPAYLEVTKISSNVWWDMMRPHFNHAGQALMRMAGHPEMIEGATAFMEKRPPDFQQFRTRRGK from the coding sequence ATGGCCCAAGGTACTGCGCACATTCTGGTAGAGCATCGCCGTACGGGGTGCGTCTGGATCAGCTTCAACCATCCCGAGCGGCTCAACGCCTTTGACGGCGACACTTGCCTCGAACTCGCGGCGGCTATCGAAGAAGCTTCAGCCAATCCCGAGATCGGCGTGATCATTCTGTCGGGCGTTGGCGACAAGGCTTTCTGTACCGGCGGCTATCTCGGCGAGTTGACCAGCTTCAACCCCGAAAAGGCCCGGCACCTCTTCGGAAGCGCAATGAAGGCGCTTGAGGCGATCCGCAGCGCGCCGCAGCCGGTTATCGCGGCGATCAACGGCTATGCCGTCGGCGGCGGCAACGAGTTCGTCGTGGCATGCGACCTCGCCATCGCTTCCGACAAGGCGAAACTGGGCCAGACCGGCCCACGCATCGGGAGTTCGCCCGTCTTCGGCGCGACCAATCTCTTCGCGATGTCGGTCGGCGAAAAGCGGGCCAAGGAAATCTGCATGCTGTGCCGGCAATATACCGCGGCGCAGGCGCTCGAGATGGGCTGGATCAACGCCGTCGTTCCACACGAGCAGCTCGAGGCGGAGGTCGACCGCTGGGTCGATGAGCTGCTCGCCAAGAGCCCCGCCTATCTGGAAGTCACGAAAATCTCGTCGAACGTGTGGTGGGACATGATGCGCCCGCACTTCAACCATGCCGGCCAGGCGCTGATGCGGATGGCCGGCCATCCCGAGATGATCGAGGGCGCCACCGCGTTCATGGAAAAGCGCCCGCCCGATTTCCAGCAATTCCGCACCCGCAGGGGCAAGTGA
- a CDS encoding acyl-CoA dehydrogenase family protein — MEFEFNEIQQSVRDGVARICERFPDSYWLEKDEKHEFPHEFADMIAENGYLGIVMPEEYGGAGLGYVEAAIMMQTIAESGGGMAACSSIHVNVFTPGTILKYASHEQKQRWIGRLIAREDRAAFGVTEADAGIDTSSIAMKAEWDEGAQRYILSGKKIWTSAAQTANKVMILARTTPADQTKRKIDGLSLFYTDLDRRYAEIREIPKMGRAAVDSNEVFYDGMPVPKEDLIGEEGKGLYYLFDSLNRERILAAVEAVGLGRAALRRASQYAKERVVFGRPIGKNQSVQHVIASNWCHLEAANLMAFKAASLADRGEPCGAEANAAKWLAAEAGFEACEQAILIHGGMGYAREYHVERYLREAQIFRIAPIPQSLVLSYIAERVFDLPKSY; from the coding sequence ATGGAATTCGAATTCAACGAGATTCAGCAATCGGTCCGCGACGGTGTCGCGCGCATCTGCGAGCGCTTTCCCGATTCCTATTGGCTGGAAAAGGACGAGAAGCACGAATTCCCGCACGAGTTCGCCGATATGATCGCCGAGAACGGCTATCTCGGCATTGTCATGCCCGAGGAGTATGGCGGTGCTGGTCTGGGCTATGTCGAGGCGGCGATCATGATGCAGACGATCGCGGAATCGGGCGGCGGCATGGCCGCATGCTCGTCGATACACGTCAACGTCTTCACGCCCGGCACCATCCTGAAATACGCGTCGCACGAGCAGAAGCAGCGCTGGATCGGACGGCTTATCGCCCGCGAGGACCGCGCCGCCTTCGGCGTCACCGAAGCGGACGCCGGGATCGATACTTCAAGCATCGCGATGAAAGCCGAATGGGACGAGGGCGCGCAGCGCTATATCCTGAGCGGCAAGAAGATCTGGACCTCGGCGGCGCAGACCGCGAACAAGGTGATGATCCTGGCCCGCACGACACCGGCCGATCAGACCAAGCGCAAGATCGACGGGCTCAGCCTGTTCTATACCGATCTCGATCGCCGATATGCCGAGATCCGCGAAATCCCGAAAATGGGACGGGCCGCGGTCGATTCCAACGAAGTGTTCTACGACGGCATGCCCGTGCCGAAGGAAGATCTGATCGGGGAAGAGGGCAAGGGGCTGTACTACCTCTTCGACAGCCTGAACCGCGAACGGATCCTGGCGGCGGTCGAGGCGGTAGGCCTGGGCCGCGCGGCACTCAGGCGGGCAAGCCAATATGCGAAGGAGCGGGTCGTGTTCGGCCGACCGATCGGCAAGAACCAGAGCGTCCAGCACGTCATCGCGTCCAACTGGTGTCATCTTGAGGCCGCCAACCTGATGGCGTTCAAGGCCGCGTCTCTAGCCGACAGGGGCGAGCCGTGCGGCGCCGAGGCCAATGCCGCGAAGTGGCTCGCCGCCGAGGCAGGATTCGAGGCGTGCGAACAGGCGATCCTGATCCATGGCGGCATGGGATATGCGCGGGAATATCACGTCGAACGCTATCTGCGCGAGGCACAGATATTTAGGATCGCGCCGATCCCGCAGTCGCTCGTTCTATCCTATATCGCTGAGCGGGTCTTCGACTTGCCGAAATCGTATTGA